The window GGTTTCAGCGCTGGTTTGGATCAGACGCGCGATGAGGCTGCGCGCAATCACTTTGCTTGTACTGGGGATGCTGACCGCTGGTTTCTCCGTTATCGCCCTCGCGCAGGAAAAGTTGAACTTCGCCCTGATGGTGTCTCGTAGCGAAGGGGATTTGTTTTATGAGCCATTGGTGCGCTTTAGCGAAGCCGTGGCTGAAGATCTTGGCGTCACCCTGAAGGTCTATTACGCCCATGACGACCGCATTCTATATACCTCCAACATCGAGAAAGCCGCTGGGGAAGAGGGCGCGGACGCCATCATTCTGCAAAGTTTCAAAGGCGGCGGCGCTCGTTACGTCAGTATTGGCGAGCGCTATAAGACGCCCATGTTCTTTTTTAATGACGTCAATATGATGGACGAGGTCGCCGGCTCCGTTTTTTGGGTGGGGGAAGTCACTCCGGATGGAGGCCTGGCGGGCGGGAGTCTGGCGCAGACTCTGGTGGAGCGCGCCCGCAGCCTGGGGATGCGCAATGACCAGGGAATGATTGAGGTTGTGGCTTTGGAAGGGTTTTCTTCCTCTGGCGCCTCGCTGCGCCGGGTTGGTGGGTTACAGGATTATGTCGCCGCCAATCCGGACGTCATCCTGCATCAGGTTCTGGCCGCCAATTGGCGGCGAGAGGAAGCGATGCAGAAAATGGATGGGCTATATAAGCGCTACCC is drawn from Hahella sp. KA22 and contains these coding sequences:
- a CDS encoding ABC transporter substrate-binding protein, with protein sequence MRLRAITLLVLGMLTAGFSVIALAQEKLNFALMVSRSEGDLFYEPLVRFSEAVAEDLGVTLKVYYAHDDRILYTSNIEKAAGEEGADAIILQSFKGGGARYVSIGERYKTPMFFFNDVNMMDEVAGSVFWVGEVTPDGGLAGGSLAQTLVERARSLGMRNDQGMIEVVALEGFSSSGASLRRVGGLQDYVAANPDVILHQVLAANWRREEAMQKMDGLYKRYPGVKLVWAASDSMALGVVDWAGEHGLTMGEDLLAGGIDWAGEALMAVADHQIEASYGGHFMEAGWSIVVMFDYLRGAAPASEHVSLSTHMDELNAGNVRRYLKLFGDMDWKKVDFRRFSRFHHPELTQYRFSLDELLRASEGP